The following DNA comes from Brassica oleracea var. oleracea cultivar TO1000 chromosome C5, BOL, whole genome shotgun sequence.
AACTTCTTACCAACCAAGTCATCATTTATTAGCTATTAATGAGTGACCAAAATTTTCATTCCGATCCTAAGCATTGTTGTTTAAGCTACAGCAATCCTTCTTAATTACGAAATTGCCAGTCATGAGTCTGATAAGCTCCTAGGTTCACGATCATACCCGCGTGTACATAGACATTGACTAAATGGTTAAATTTTTAGTTGTTATAGTATATGGATAGCCCTGAACCCGTTAATGTATTAAAGTTTGATTTTACAAAGACCCACTCTGGAAACGTACCTTCAAAATGATTAGGAGAATGTGATGAGTGTTATGGGAGAGAACTTAGTGGGAAGATCGCACTTTGAGGATCTTTGATTTTGTCTTTTTGATGTTCCAAAAGATAGTTCAAGAAGAATCACATGTCACTGTACTTTGTAGGTATAATCCTATTCAATTTCAAATTGACTTCTCAATCTGTTTTCCTTTTATAGAATAGTGTGGAGCTATAAATGGTGGAGGAGGCAAAGTATGCATAAAGATCAAAACTATATCTTAAGCTGGCAACAGAGGAAAATGTACATTATCTTTGCTTCTGAAGTCATCTCCAACAAGACACCAAAACACCAAATTTGGTATAGTTTCATCTCCAACAAGATACTAAAATTGACATCATCCTACCAAATTTGGTGTAATGTGAATAGTGTTTACATCAAATTTGGTGTAACACTATTCATCACACCAAATCTTTAAAATACATATTTTATTATATTTCATTTTATAATATAATTCAATTACTATCAAATTTGTAGTTAAACATAAATATATGTATTATTTTTATTTTTAATTTATTTTCACAGAAATACAAATTAAATTTTTATTTTCAAAATAAATAACTAAATGACTATTATCATTTATTACTTACAAATAATAAAAATAAAAATAATAATCTAAATGTGATAAGATAATTATTTATCAATTACAAATAATAAAAATATAAAAACTTTAAAACTGAAAACATTAAATAATATATAATATTATTATTGGAGTTGATTAAAGAATTATAACACCAAAACACCAAATTTGTTGTAATTTCAACACCAAATTTGATGTTATTGTTGGAGATGGTCCGCCTAAGTAATTCAAAAGTGTTGTTGATGTCTAAAGCCTATGTGTTTGGAGCATGAAATATACCCACATCAATGATGGGACAGTGACATTCATTAAGTCATGTTGTTTGAGTGGGAAATACTTTCAGTTGCGAGACAACAAAAGACTATGATATTTTGGAACATTCTTCACCGTTGAGCATAAGTTATTTAGCATACGTATTGTTAAAAACATTTAAAATTTCAGTTATTTTTAGGTCCATCAAACAAAACTGGTGAAAAGTATCATTAAAACTATATATTGTATTGAGGTTTATATTGAAAACCAGGCTACTTAAACGAGTTATTCCTACTTTGTTATAACAAAATATAATGGAGAAAATTAGTATTGATTTCAACAAACATGAAAATGCCATTTGGCTCGAGATAACAGAACCTTACTACCAAAATGGACCACCACCTCTAGCACGCCCAAAAAAACCTTCCTCACTGCCTATAAATTGGACATTTTTCACGATTTTGAAGTAAAACTCAAACATAGAACCTCAGAGAAATAAATAAAAAGAGTTATAATTAATGGCTAATCTACTTTGGTGTAACACTGCCATTTTCTTGTTGGCCTCCTTGTTTCTTGCTGACAATGCTATTGTTATTGAGGCCTTGAAACACTCCCCCAACAGAATCAAGAATCAGCCTTACCGGACCAGTTATCATTTCCAGCCTCCCAAAAATTGGATGAACGGTATTCTTATCTACCGAACAAATTTATTCAGTTTCATTGGGTTATCTTTATATATTTCCATTTCTCTAATAATTTGTGTACATTTTACATCTCTTCACTCATTTTTTTATATGTTTGGGGCTTTGATGTTACAAGATCCTAACGGTTAGTTACTTTTCTCACACAATATTATTTTATGAATCAATTCGTATAGAAAAAGATTGATATCTATGTTTATGTGATTATGTATTTGGACAGGGCCTATGATATACAACGGAGTCTACCATCTCTTCTACCAGTGGTACCCAAACGGCGCCGTCATGAAAGTCAACGAGATCGTGTGGGGCCACGCAACATCAAAGGACCTCATTAACTGGACCCCACATTCTCCAGCTATCAAACCATCTCGACCGTCCGATATCAACGGCTGCTGGTCTGGTTCCGTCACGATTCTCCCCAGTGGCAAACCCGTTATTCTCTACACCGGCAACGACGTTAACAACCGCCAGGTCCAAAACCTAGCCAAACCCAAAAACCTCTCCGACCCATATCTCCGTCACTGGACCAAGTCTCCGGTGAACCCTCTCGTGACACCAAACGCCGTCAACCACATCAACTCCACCGCGTTTCGCGACCCGACCACCGCGTGGCTCGGCCGTAACGGACGGTGGCGCATGATCACCGGAAGCCAGGAAGGTCGCCGTGGACTAGCTCTTCTCTACACGAGCCGCGACTTCGTCAGCTGGAAGCAGTCGGCGAAGCCTCTTCACTACAACGACGGCTCCGGAATGTGGGAGTGTCCTGACTTTTTCCCGGTTGCGAAAACCACTTCAGACGGAGTAGATACGTCGTCGTTTGGTGTGTCAGTAAAACACGTGCTTAAAGTGAGCTTATCAGACACAAGTCACGATTACTACACGATTGGTACGTACGATCAAGTGAGAGATCAGTATGTGCCGGACGATGGTTTTGTTCAGGACGTTACGGCTCCGAGATATGATTATGGTAAATTTTACGCGTCGAAGACTTTTTACGACTCGGTTAATCGACGGAGGATCTTGTGGGGTTGGGTCAACGAGTCGTCGCCGGAGAAGGATAACATCAAAAAGGGTTGGGCCGGTTTGCAGGTAAACCAAGATGAGATTATTATTTAACCTACCGTTTAATTCAATGGTTAATCAACTAATTGATCTGTGGTTAATTAGGCGATTCCAAGGAAAGTATGGCTTGATAAATCAGGAAAGAGACTGATGCAATGGCCAGTTAAGGAAATAGAGAGGTTACGTACCACGCAAGTCAAGTGGGAAAACAAGGTTTTGGAGGGAGGAGGATCTTTACTTGACGTGCATGGGGTCACAGCTGCACAAGCAGACGTGGATGTTTTGTTCAAAGTGAGTGGTTTAGAGAAAGCAGATGTGATTGAACCGGGTTGGACCGACCCACAATTGATTTGCAGTCAGAAGAATGCATCGTCGGTTAATTCCGGTTTAGGTCCATTCGGTTTGATGGTTCTGGCCTCCAAGAACTTGGAAGAGTACACATCGGTCTATCTAAGAATCTTCAAAGCTAGTCAGAAGAGTATGGACCATGTGGTGGTGATGTGTAGTGACCAAAGCAGATCGAGTTTGGACAAAGGGAATGATAAAACAACATATGGTGCGTTTCTTGATATATCTCCTAACCAATCAATCTCTCTCAGAACTTTGGTGAGTCTTTCTCCACCTCTCACAAGATTAGTTTGAGTTTTTTTCCTTCTTTTACTAATGTGTGTGTGTGTTTTTTTTTTTGTGTTGTAGATTGATAATTCAATAGTGGAGAGTTTTGGTGGGAAAGGGAAAACATGTATTACCTCAAGAGTTTACCCAAAAATGGCAATAGGAGAAAATACACATCTCTTTGCATTTAACAATGGATCTCAGAATGTTGATGTTTTAAGCCTAAGTGCATGGAGCATGAAGTCTTCTCTCTAAAGTTACTTCTTCATATGTGTGAGAGATTCTTGGAACTCTTGGTGTATCTGAAATAAATAAAAACCATATTTAAGTTAGAGAATGTGAAGCTCCTCTTTTAATTTGCAAACTCTAATAGAAACAAACCTTCTCTTCTCGTTAGTCATCATTCTCATCATCATTATATTCATCTTCATCAACAAGAGCCTCTCCAGTAAACCATGAAACTGCGTGAGGGATCAGTTTGTCTCGGATTGTCACACTGTAAAGCCAAAAAACACCAAAACTTAAGAATACACATACTTGAACATATGTGTCAATGTTGTCAGAGAATGTAAAACAGTAAAAGCTTACGCTATGTCATAGTCTTGATCCGTCAGGTTTTGGAGTTCTTCATCCTGCAAGAATATATATATTTTTTACACTTGGCTGATGAAAAACATTACCAAAATCAAAAGAGAGAAGGCATTACAAATAGTCTAACCATGGTTGTATAACATTCATCAACTTCATCAATCTCAGGAGGCTTGAAGAAGTTAAAGAAACTCTCGCAGTTTTCGGTTTTAGTCATGGGGATGTTGTTCACTTTCTTTGAACCCTTCTTTGGCCTCTTCTTGACAACAACCTTATGAGTCAAACACTTACCTGGACACCATTCTATGTCCGTTCTACACATTAAAAAAAAACACGAGATCTAGTTTAAAGGTCAGGTCCAATATATCAAACAATTTAAAAATGAGGATGATTTAATATTTACCCAATCACTTTATCAAGAACAGGACCATCATCATCGTCATCGGTCACATGATAAGTTTTAGACAGAACCGAGTTCTTGAAATAAGGATTAGGATCAAAGAGAAACTCAAGCTTGAAGTTTCTTGAATTGTTTTCTACTCTGCAACATCTGATGTCTTTGAGATACTTCAATGCTCCCTCATCTCTTTCGGTTATCTACATAAAACCAAAACCATACCGTCTTTTTAAAAAAAAATATGTTTCATGCTAATGAACATACATATTCGAAAATGAAAAACTGAACCTCGTTTGCTAGCATTTCGTTGGTTTTCATTGCAATTAACCAGAAGTTAGGTACTCCTTTCTCTGTCTCAGCTTCAGCCACACCATTCACAATCTCATATCTCTGCAAGTCCTCAGTAAGCGTCAGGAAAATAACAACCAAAACTATAGTCCTAATCAACATAGCACAAGACATTCAATAGAGAAGATGATATTTTACTCTATACCTTGTCAAAAAGAGGCTTGTAGAGACTATCGTATTTTGCCTCCAATGCAGCCTTTTCTTCAAGAAACTTCTCCTCGAGTTCATCGTGTTTAACCTAACAAACTGAACATTGAGCCTCTCTTTTCAAAAAAAAAAAAAAAAATGAAGATTATAGTTTCCAGAGACAGAGGATATGACATTATTACCTGAATATCCTTGAGAAACAGAACACGTTTGGTAACTTTAGGAGAGAGTTTCTTCGTATCAAAGGTTCGCTTTATTGTTAGGTTCTGCAAGTATTAGCACCAAAACCTAAGGATCATTAACATATGAAACAGAAAAAGAATATTGTCTGATTTGATTAACGGTAGAAGTGACTTGCCTTAAGATCTTCAATCAGATCAGGATCCTCTGGAACAAGATCTACAAATCACAATGGTTAGCATTTTAACCCTATTCATTGTTGCTTCCAGAGAAAGAAAGTAAAAAACAGGGGAGTTACTTGAGTCAGACGTATAAAAGAGAAGGCAGAGTTTTGTGGGATAATCAAAAGACTCAACATTTCTCGAGCATGAGTTGGATATAAAAACGAGAGTTTTTTTACGTTACGAAATTACCCAAGGCATTAGATGAATCGCCTCCACTGTTATGAACAGCTTCGATGGACGTGATGTTCTCTTCGTTGCTCATGTTTCGTGAGAAAACAGAAATTTTCCAGGGAAAAGAATCAGAGAAAGCCAGAAAATGAGGGAGAAAGGAAGGAGGAGAAGACTTAGCGGCTATGTTCTTTTTTTTTTTCAATTTGTAATTCATTCACATGTGCGATGTGAAGAACTCGTACGTATGAGGAGAAGAACGTGGATCCTTAGTGGCGTCCCATGAAGCAGCAATGTAAAGAATAAGTGGACATACAAATTAAACATTATATTATACGATCAAATATCCAACACATACACACATGACACATATTCATACAATTGAACAAAAATTGTAATTCTAGTAAAAAAAGAAGAAGATCAGCTTTGGTTACATTTCACGTGTAGTCAAAAAAGTTTTTAGGACATTCCATC
Coding sequences within:
- the LOC106344088 gene encoding nucleosome assembly protein 1;4 translates to MSNEENITSIEAVHNSGGDSSNALDLVPEDPDLIEDLKNLTIKRTFDTKKLSPKVTKRVLFLKDIQVKHDELEEKFLEEKAALEAKYDSLYKPLFDKRYEIVNGVAEAETEKGVPNFWLIAMKTNEMLANEITERDEGALKYLKDIRCCRVENNSRNFKLEFLFDPNPYFKNSVLSKTYHVTDDDDDGPVLDKVIGTDIEWCPGKCLTHKVVVKKRPKKGSKKVNNIPMTKTENCESFFNFFKPPEIDEVDECYTTMDEELQNLTDQDYDIAVTIRDKLIPHAVSWFTGEALVDEDEYNDDENDD
- the LOC106344087 gene encoding beta-fructofuranosidase, insoluble isoenzyme CWINV5 — protein: MANLLWCNTAIFLLASLFLADNAIVIEALKHSPNRIKNQPYRTSYHFQPPKNWMNDPNGPMIYNGVYHLFYQWYPNGAVMKVNEIVWGHATSKDLINWTPHSPAIKPSRPSDINGCWSGSVTILPSGKPVILYTGNDVNNRQVQNLAKPKNLSDPYLRHWTKSPVNPLVTPNAVNHINSTAFRDPTTAWLGRNGRWRMITGSQEGRRGLALLYTSRDFVSWKQSAKPLHYNDGSGMWECPDFFPVAKTTSDGVDTSSFGVSVKHVLKVSLSDTSHDYYTIGTYDQVRDQYVPDDGFVQDVTAPRYDYGKFYASKTFYDSVNRRRILWGWVNESSPEKDNIKKGWAGLQAIPRKVWLDKSGKRLMQWPVKEIERLRTTQVKWENKVLEGGGSLLDVHGVTAAQADVDVLFKVSGLEKADVIEPGWTDPQLICSQKNASSVNSGLGPFGLMVLASKNLEEYTSVYLRIFKASQKSMDHVVVMCSDQSRSSLDKGNDKTTYGAFLDISPNQSISLRTLIDNSIVESFGGKGKTCITSRVYPKMAIGENTHLFAFNNGSQNVDVLSLSAWSMKSSL